In Betaproteobacteria bacterium, the genomic window GTTCCAGTCGTCGAGCTCATCGGGCACGATGCGGAGGCCTGTCTCCTCCCGCACTTCGCGCGCCGCTGTCTCGCGCAGCGTTTCACCGGGATCCTGGCTGCCGGTGACCGATTGCCAGAAACCCGGATGGTCGGCACGCTCCATCAGGAGCACCTCCCGGCCCGGGGTGTGAATCAGCACCAGCACCGAAACCGGGATCTTGTGCGGCATGGGTGCACCGCGCCGTTCAGGGGAACCCGGGCAAGGTCACGTCGGGCGGCAGATCGAGGAAGAACGCCCAGAACGGTCGCTCCGCTCCCCGCCAGTAATCGGCCGCGGATTTGAGCACGTCGACGAGGGTGTGGAAGAGCGCCTTGTCGTGGCGCCGCAACGTGCCCCCGCCCGCGAACAACAGAACGTAGCCGACGTCGTCGTGCCAGGACATGTCGGTCAGGCAGTCCTCCAGCGCGTCCCAGTTGCGTCCGAACCACTCGGGAAACTGCAGGGCATCCTGCAGATGCCGCATGAGCGCGGCCTTGTCGCCGATTCCGCCGAGATCGATGCGATAGACACCGAAGCCGCGAGCAACCGCCGCCGCAGCGAGTGTTGCCGCCGGCTCACGCGTCGCGCAGGGTCCACTCAGCGTCAGATTGACCAGCAGAGGATCGAGATCGCTCATTCGAGGATGCGCCGAAAAGTCCGGTAGTGATCATCGCTGTAGTACAACTCGCCGTCGCGGCCGGCGACGATCCGGCGCGCGCCGCGGTCGCGAGCGCCCGGGGTGGGCACCGTGTACTCGCGATAGTACCCACGTGGCGCCGCCGGCAAAAGCCGCTCGCGGTTGCCGAACGTGACGCCGTCCTTGCGATACGGGAAGGGACCGTCTGCCCGGATGAGTGCGACAGTCTCGCGCGCTTCTCGCGGCAGGTCGGCCAGGTCAACGTCCGTGATCGCCTGATAGCCGAGCGCAACACCGGCGAGAAGACTCGCGACCAGCCCGAGAACGAACCGGCGCAGCACTCTGCTCACGTTCGGGCCGGCGACG contains:
- a CDS encoding barstar family protein, producing MSDLDPLLVNLTLSGPCATREPAATLAAAAVARGFGVYRIDLGGIGDKAALMRHLQDALQFPEWFGRNWDALEDCLTDMSWHDDVGYVLLFAGGGTLRRHDKALFHTLVDVLKSAADYWRGAERPFWAFFLDLPPDVTLPGFP
- a CDS encoding ribonuclease; protein product: MPGVAGPNVSRVLRRFVLGLVASLLAGVALGYQAITDVDLADLPREARETVALIRADGPFPYRKDGVTFGNRERLLPAAPRGYYREYTVPTPGARDRGARRIVAGRDGELYYSDDHYRTFRRILE